From Candidatus Eisenbacteria bacterium, the proteins below share one genomic window:
- a CDS encoding ammonium transporter, producing the protein MRLDTGNTAFMLLCSSLVMLMTPGLAFFYGGLVGRKNVLAIMIQSFVSLCWTTVIWFVCGYSLCFSGDVGGVIGNLDMAFMRGVNLMTPSPNDSIPLIVHIAYQMMFAIITPALITGAFANRVTFKAYFIFLTLWLLFVYFPFVHMVWGGGLLAKWGVLDFAGGIVVHNIAGIAALASVLYVGRRRVQDKGPHSIPLVALGTGLLWFGWYGFNAGSEFRVDAVSATAFLNTDLAASFAGMAWFAVEWMSGAKPKFLGLLTGSVAGLATITPAAGFVSPASAAIIGIVSGVVCFYAVALKNKLHWDDALDVWGVHGVGGFIGIVMLGIFATKAYNPAGTNGLLAGNPVFFVKQCVAVLLSSVWAFAFTLGMLWLIDRVTPVKVGAGAEEVGLDEALHGETAYEAL; encoded by the coding sequence CTGCGACTCGACACCGGTAATACCGCCTTCATGCTCCTGTGCAGCAGCCTCGTGATGCTCATGACCCCCGGCCTCGCCTTCTTCTACGGCGGGCTGGTCGGCCGCAAGAACGTGCTGGCGATCATGATTCAGAGCTTCGTCTCGCTCTGCTGGACCACGGTGATCTGGTTCGTCTGCGGCTACTCCCTTTGTTTCTCCGGCGACGTCGGCGGCGTGATCGGCAACTTGGACATGGCCTTCATGCGCGGCGTCAATCTGATGACGCCCTCGCCCAACGACAGCATCCCGCTGATCGTGCACATCGCCTACCAGATGATGTTCGCGATCATCACCCCCGCTCTCATCACGGGGGCCTTCGCCAACCGCGTGACCTTCAAGGCGTACTTCATCTTTCTCACGCTTTGGCTGCTCTTCGTGTACTTCCCGTTCGTGCACATGGTTTGGGGCGGTGGCCTGCTCGCGAAGTGGGGCGTTCTGGACTTCGCCGGCGGCATCGTGGTGCACAACATCGCGGGCATCGCGGCGCTCGCTTCGGTACTCTACGTCGGGCGGCGCCGCGTGCAGGACAAGGGTCCGCACAGCATTCCGCTTGTGGCGCTCGGCACGGGGCTTCTCTGGTTCGGCTGGTACGGATTCAACGCCGGCAGCGAATTCCGGGTCGACGCCGTGAGCGCAACCGCCTTCCTCAATACCGACCTCGCCGCTTCATTCGCGGGGATGGCGTGGTTCGCGGTCGAATGGATGTCGGGAGCGAAACCGAAATTCCTGGGACTCCTCACCGGCTCCGTGGCCGGGCTGGCCACAATCACGCCCGCCGCGGGCTTTGTCTCCCCCGCCAGCGCGGCGATCATCGGCATCGTTTCGGGCGTGGTTTGCTTCTACGCCGTGGCGCTCAAGAACAAGCTCCACTGGGACGATGCGCTCGACGTGTGGGGGGTGCACGGCGTGGGCGGCTTCATCGGCATTGTCATGCTCGGCATCTTCGCGACCAAGGCCTACAACCCTGCGGGCACCAACGGGCTTCTCGCGGGCAATCCTGTGTTCTTCGTGAAGCAGTGCGTCGCCGTGCTGCTGTCGTCGGTGTGGGCCTTCGCCTTCACGCTCGGCATGCTCTGGCTGATCGACCGGGTCACCCCGGTCAAGGTGGGGGCAGGTGCCGAGGAAGTCGGCCTCGACGAGGCGCTCCACGGCGAGACGGCATACGAGGCGCTGTAG
- a CDS encoding pyridoxal-phosphate dependent enzyme has translation MTSWRGARATSSCRPAGSPSRLAARTSRSRRFAGRSAPWLNAIRCCSGPAGSRFGSTIGSVLNSKRSCGTCGSEPPPRIRNLVIEIAQIRAAAERIRGRIHRTPILSASSIGERAGVSLRLKCENFQKTGSFKPRGALNKILTLSREERAKGLVTVSAGNHAQAVAWAARQDKAPAVVVMPTGASQSKLDAVRGYGAEVILHGDRATLFDRVHEVERERGAIFVHPFDDPVVVAGAGTAGLEIAEDAPDIGAVIVPVGGGGLMSGIACAVAAMIPRAKVYAVELQAGPGLGPALAAGKPVPVPRPMDTLADGMCPPFVGEIAVEVARRFVHEIIVVSEEEIIEAMRLLFTRAKLYVEGSGAAAVAALLSGRIRLPRGVPVVALVSGGNVDPARAIAVLSEETPPEGRRPR, from the coding sequence ATGACGAGTTGGAGGGGCGCTCGCGCCACGAGTTCGTGTCGCCCTGCTGGCTCTCCGTCGCGGCTGGCTGCGCGGACCTCGAGGAGCCGGCGATTCGCTGGGCGGAGCGCGCCGTGGCTGAACGCGATCCGCTGCTGCTCTGGTCCCGCAGGCTCCCGTTTTGGGAGTACCATCGGGAGCGTCCTCAATTCAAAGAGGTCATGCGGGACGTGTGGGAGTGAGCCGCCGCCCCGGATAAGGAATCTTGTGATCGAGATCGCGCAAATCCGAGCTGCCGCCGAGCGAATCCGCGGGCGGATTCATCGCACGCCGATACTCTCCGCCTCGTCGATCGGGGAGCGAGCCGGTGTGTCGCTTCGGCTTAAATGCGAAAACTTCCAGAAGACCGGCTCGTTCAAACCCCGCGGCGCGCTGAACAAAATCCTGACGCTCTCTCGTGAGGAGCGCGCGAAGGGCCTCGTCACCGTATCGGCGGGGAATCACGCGCAGGCGGTCGCGTGGGCGGCGCGGCAGGATAAGGCACCGGCCGTCGTCGTGATGCCGACCGGAGCTTCGCAGTCCAAGCTGGACGCCGTTCGAGGGTACGGCGCCGAGGTGATTCTCCACGGCGACAGGGCCACTCTCTTCGACAGGGTCCACGAAGTCGAGCGCGAGCGAGGCGCGATATTCGTGCACCCCTTTGACGATCCGGTCGTGGTTGCCGGGGCGGGGACGGCCGGGCTCGAGATCGCGGAGGATGCTCCAGATATCGGTGCCGTTATCGTTCCCGTGGGAGGGGGCGGTCTCATGAGCGGGATCGCGTGCGCGGTCGCCGCCATGATTCCCAGGGCGAAAGTCTACGCCGTCGAGCTCCAGGCGGGCCCGGGTCTAGGACCAGCCCTTGCGGCGGGGAAGCCGGTTCCGGTACCGCGTCCGATGGACACGCTCGCCGATGGGATGTGTCCACCTTTCGTTGGTGAGATCGCGGTCGAGGTCGCGCGCCGTTTCGTGCACGAGATCATCGTCGTTTCCGAGGAAGAGATCATCGAGGCGATGCGGCTTCTCTTTACGCGCGCGAAGCTCTACGTGGAAGGCTCCGGTGCCGCGGCCGTCGCGGCGCTCCTCAGCGGAAGGATTCGGCTCCCCAGAGGGGTGCCGGTCGTTGCGTTGGTTTCTGGGGGGAACGTGGACCCGGCTCGCGCGATCGCCGTGCTCAGCGAGGAAACGCCTCCGGAAGGCCGCCGTCCACGGTGA